The following are encoded together in the Peromyscus eremicus unplaced genomic scaffold, PerEre_H2_v1 PerEre#2#unplaced_72, whole genome shotgun sequence genome:
- the LOC131901351 gene encoding vomeronasal type-1 receptor 4-like, with protein MTSQSKALKTTEELALQMLLLLLVGIGTVANILLFIHNFSPIFTGSRLRPTQVIVTNLAVTNAFLLLVTAFPTNMMVFVPRKPATNLKCKIVFFIRLVARSTNMCSTCALSIHQFLTLVPGHWGRLMLRGRTPDVLSYSCYSCWLFSVLNNVYIPIKVTGPQSTGNDTNNNSKFLCSTSGFNVGIVFLHFAHDATFISIMAWTSVSMVILLYRHHQRTQHIITSNQNHRGHAETRAAQTVLMVVVIFVAMYLLNFICIIFHTVLTDWGLLLRNVGEALTAGFPTISPFLLIFRDPKDPCSVLFNC; from the coding sequence ATGACTTCTCAGAGTAAAGCTCTAAAAACCACTGAGGAATTGGCTCTCCAGATGCTCCTGCTTTTACTGGTTGGGATTGGGACTGTGGCCAACATTCTTCTGTTTATCCATAATTTCTCTCCCATCTTTACTGGCTCTCGACTGAGGCCCACACAGGTCATTGTCACCAACTTGGCTGTGACCAATGCCTTCCTTCTCCTTGTCACTGCGTTTCCAACCAACATGATGGTTTTTGTTCCAAGGAAACCTGCAACTAACCTGAAATGCAAAATTGTGTTCTTCATTCGCCTGGTGGCTCGAAGCACAAACATGTGCTCCACCTGTGCCCTGAGCATCCATCAGTTTCTCACTCTTGTTCCTGGTCACTGGGGTAGGCTGATGCTCCGAGGAAGAAcccctgatgtcctgagttattCTTGTTACAGTTGTTGGTTGTTCAGTGTCTTAAATAATGTCTACATTCCAATCAAAGTCACTGGTCCACAGAGCACAGGCAATGACACTAACAATAACAGCAAATTTCTCTGTTCCACATCTGGGTTCAATGTAGGCATCGTCTTCTTACATTTTGCCCATGATGCCACATTCATCAGCATCATGGCCTGGAccagtgtctccatggtgattctcCTCTATAGGCATCACCAGCGAACACAGCACATCATCACTTCCAATCAGAACCACAGAGGCCATGCTGAGACCAGAGCAGCCCAAACTGTCCTGATGGTGGTGGTCATATTTGTTGCCATGTACctcctaaattttatttgtatcatCTTTCACACTGTTTTAACAGACTGGGGTCTCTTGTTGAGGAATGTAGGTGAAGCTTTGACTGCAGGCTTCCCCACTATTTCTCCCTTCCTGTTGATCTTTAGGGATCCTAAGGATCCCTGTTCTGTGCTCTTCAACTGCTGA